The following are encoded in a window of Panicum virgatum strain AP13 chromosome 5N, P.virgatum_v5, whole genome shotgun sequence genomic DNA:
- the LOC120674184 gene encoding uncharacterized protein LOC120674184 — MAANLFSREKVPLPSEQQLIRPGTLCPPGFHLEGHPMFQMRCQLEEDVLIRAITFVSAAPSSAARCVAVAAAMTCGHRPGIALCRLQIDGHGTPRWTVPKSAVLYGIEDVVYFEGGVVPGFHFINNKEDISVARTSDVRALHGYWSKVQGQEDDDVFSTLPDSVYIIRYLVVSRGRLLMVRRYFTWSGSDVHQTLLFRVFECQIKLNHHGFEIYSWAELERLDGRALFLGRGCSRACELPQNSGIREGRIYFIDDVGCNESLKMQDSSRYNCMDMGVYSMQEPESPCLIAPTLHPGSCSSLFGAHKIVACIKHEGELEIKLFENLEELRAYVGDRTVEVEIKGTVQRFMLEPSSKCPPASNLVFPLSLSL, encoded by the coding sequence ATGGCCGCCAATCTCTTCTCCCGCGAGAAGGTTCCCCTTCCCAGCGAGCAGCAGCTCATCCGCCCAGGCACTCTATGCCCACCGGGATTTCATCTGGAGGGTCATCCCATGTTCCAGATGCGGTGCCAGTTGGAGGAGGACGTGCTCATTCGTGCCATCACCTTCGTCTCAGCAGCACCCTCGTCCGCGGCACGCTGCGTCGCAGTCGCAGCCGCCATGACGTGCGGCCACCGTCCCGGCATCGCCTTGTGCCGCCTGCAAATCGACGGGCATGGAACACCCCGCTGGACTGTGCCCAAGAGCGCCGTCCTCTACGGCATTGAAGATGTAGTGTATTTCGAGGGTGGCGTGGTGCCTGGCTTCCACTTCATCAACAACAAAGAAGACATCTCGGTGGCGCGCACCAGTGATGTCCGGGCTCTACACGGGTACTGGTCCAAGGTGCAAGGGCAAGAAGACGACGACGTGTTCTCGACCCTGCCGGACTCCGTCTACATAATCCGGTACCTCGTGGTGTCACGAGGCAGGTTGCTAATGGTGCGCAGGTACTTCACTTGGTCTGGAAGTGATGTGCACCAGACCCTGCTTTTCAGGGTGTTCGAATGCCAAATCAAGTTAAATCATCACGGCTTCGAAATATATTCATGGGCGGAGCTTGAGCGCTTGGATGGTCGAGCACTCTTCCTGGGGCGAGGTTGTTCTAGAGCTTGTGAGCTGCCTCAGAACAGTGGGATCAGAGAAGGGAGAATCTACTTCATAGATGATGTTGGGTGCAATGAATCACTGAAGATGCAGGACAGCAGCCGCTACAATTGCATGGACATGGGTGTATATTCCATGCAAGAACCAGAGTCACCTTGTTTGATTGCTCCCACCTTGCACCCTGGCTCGTGCTCCTCCCTTTTTGGTGCACACAAAATTGTGGCCTGCATAAAACATGAAGGAGAACTGGAAATCAAACTATTTGAGAATTTGGAGGAATTACGGGCATATGTTGGGGACAGAACTGTTGAAGTGGAGATCAAAGGAACTGTCCAGCGTTTCATGCTCGAGCCATCATCCAAATGCCCTCCAGCTAGCAATCTGGTTTTTCCATTGAGCCTATCTCTATAG